The following coding sequences are from one Thermostaphylospora chromogena window:
- the hisB gene encoding imidazoleglycerol-phosphate dehydratase HisB, whose amino-acid sequence MSGTRVGRVERTTKETSVLVEVDLDGTGRVEVGTGVGFFDHMLAQLGKHGLFDLTVKTEGDLHIDSHHTIEDTSLALGAAFRQALGDKSGIRRFGNAWCPLDETLAQVTVDLSGRPYLVHSEPEGMAPMIGPDYDTTMTRHILESFVAQAAVCLHVHVPYGRNAHHIVEAQFKALARALREACEPDPRASGVPSTKGVL is encoded by the coding sequence GTGAGCGGGACCAGGGTCGGGCGCGTCGAGCGCACCACCAAGGAGACGTCGGTGCTGGTCGAGGTCGACCTCGACGGCACCGGACGGGTCGAGGTCGGTACCGGTGTCGGCTTCTTCGACCACATGCTGGCCCAGCTCGGCAAGCACGGTCTGTTCGACCTGACCGTGAAGACCGAGGGCGACCTGCACATCGACTCCCACCACACGATCGAGGACACCTCGCTCGCGCTGGGCGCCGCGTTCCGCCAGGCGCTGGGGGACAAGTCCGGCATCCGGCGCTTCGGCAACGCGTGGTGCCCGCTGGACGAGACGCTCGCCCAGGTCACGGTCGACCTGTCCGGCCGGCCGTACCTCGTGCACTCCGAACCCGAGGGCATGGCCCCGATGATCGGGCCCGACTACGACACCACGATGACCCGGCACATCCTGGAGTCGTTCGTCGCCCAGGCGGCGGTCTGCCTGCACGTGCACGTGCCGTACGGCCGCAACGCCCACCACATCGTGGAGGCTCAGTTCAAGGCCTTGGCCAGGGCGTTGCGCGAGGCCTGCGAGCCCGACCCGCGGGCCAGCGGGGTGCCCAGCACCAAGGGCGTGCTATGA